A portion of the Micromonospora vinacea genome contains these proteins:
- the dgoD gene encoding galactonate dehydratase produces MKIERIETFLVAPRWLFCRVETDDGLVGWGEPVVEGRAEVVRSAVEVLSEHLIGADPLRIEQHWQVLTKGGFYRGGPILSSAVAGLDQALWDIAGQAYGAPVHALLGGPVRDRVRIYSWIGGDEPDEVADAAAAQVAAGLTGVKMNACGRLSPIPTSAEVDAVIGRVAAAREVLGPDRDIAVDFHGRAGMAAVRRILPELAALRPFFVEEPVLPDQAHHLRDIVASTPIPVATGERLYGRSEFLGPLQAGVAVVQPDLSHAGGISEVRRIAALAETYGALLAPHCPLGPISLAASLQVAFATPNFLIQEQSIGIHYNAGSELLDYLVDPEPFRFVDGHIARFDRPGLGITVDEAAVRKAAQSPHAWRNPVWQHADGSFAEW; encoded by the coding sequence GTGAAGATCGAGCGGATCGAGACCTTCCTGGTCGCGCCACGGTGGTTGTTCTGCCGGGTGGAGACCGACGACGGGCTGGTCGGGTGGGGTGAGCCGGTGGTCGAGGGCCGCGCCGAGGTGGTGCGCAGCGCTGTCGAGGTGCTCTCCGAACATCTGATCGGCGCGGACCCGCTGCGCATCGAGCAGCACTGGCAGGTGCTCACCAAGGGCGGCTTCTACCGGGGTGGCCCGATCCTCTCCAGCGCTGTCGCCGGCCTCGACCAGGCGCTCTGGGACATCGCCGGGCAGGCGTACGGCGCGCCGGTGCACGCGCTGCTCGGTGGGCCGGTGCGTGACCGGGTGCGGATCTACTCGTGGATCGGCGGGGACGAACCCGACGAGGTCGCCGACGCCGCCGCCGCGCAGGTCGCCGCCGGCCTCACCGGGGTCAAGATGAACGCCTGCGGGCGGCTCTCGCCGATCCCCACCTCGGCCGAGGTGGACGCGGTCATCGGCCGGGTGGCCGCCGCCCGCGAGGTGCTCGGCCCCGACCGGGACATCGCTGTGGACTTCCACGGTCGCGCCGGCATGGCCGCCGTCCGCCGGATCCTGCCCGAGCTGGCCGCCCTGCGCCCGTTCTTCGTGGAGGAGCCGGTCCTGCCGGATCAGGCTCACCACCTGCGCGACATCGTCGCCAGCACGCCGATCCCGGTGGCCACCGGCGAACGGCTCTACGGGCGGTCCGAGTTCCTCGGCCCATTGCAGGCCGGGGTCGCCGTGGTCCAGCCTGACCTGTCGCACGCCGGTGGGATCTCCGAGGTCCGCCGGATCGCCGCGCTGGCCGAGACGTACGGCGCGCTGCTCGCCCCGCACTGCCCGCTCGGCCCGATCTCCCTGGCGGCCAGCCTCCAGGTGGCCTTCGCGACGCCGAACTTCCTGATCCAGGAGCAGAGCATCGGCATCCACTACAACGCCGGCTCGGAGTTGCTGGACTACCTGGTCGACCCGGAGCCGTTCCGGTTCGTGGACGGGCACATCGCCCGCTTCGACCGGCCCGGGTTGGGCATCACCGTCGACGAGGCTGCGGTCCGCAAGGCCGCCCAGAGCCCGCACGCCTGGCGCAACCCGGTCTGGCAGCACGCCGACGGGTCGTTCGCCGAGTGGTGA
- a CDS encoding FadR/GntR family transcriptional regulator, which produces MAQYARRGVHGQTVEAIARRILTGEIPAGATLNIVALQEEFDVSLTALREALKVLSAKGIVDARQKRGTFVRPRADWNLLDGDVIRWQFAEGTDQRLLDQLHEVRAIIEPAAARLAATRATEDDLTALDRALAEMAQANGDPAAAIAADLAFHRALLTATHNELLERMEVVMETGLAERDRLVHGGSPHDDPVPSHRAVVDALRDRDETAAETAMRQLLDKAVRDVEKARGRRGSQ; this is translated from the coding sequence TTGGCACAGTACGCACGCCGCGGCGTCCACGGGCAGACCGTCGAAGCGATCGCCCGTCGCATCCTCACCGGCGAGATCCCCGCCGGCGCGACCCTGAACATCGTCGCGTTGCAGGAGGAGTTCGACGTCAGCCTCACGGCGCTCCGCGAGGCGCTGAAGGTCCTCTCGGCCAAGGGCATCGTCGACGCCCGGCAGAAGCGCGGCACCTTCGTCCGGCCCCGTGCGGACTGGAACCTGCTCGACGGTGACGTGATCCGCTGGCAGTTCGCCGAGGGCACCGACCAACGGCTCCTCGACCAACTGCACGAGGTGCGCGCCATCATCGAGCCGGCCGCCGCACGGCTGGCCGCCACCCGGGCCACCGAGGACGACCTGACCGCCCTCGACCGGGCACTGGCCGAGATGGCCCAGGCCAACGGTGATCCCGCCGCCGCCATCGCCGCCGACCTCGCCTTCCACCGCGCGTTGCTGACCGCCACCCACAACGAGTTGCTGGAGCGGATGGAGGTGGTGATGGAGACCGGGCTCGCCGAACGGGACCGGCTGGTGCACGGCGGCAGCCCGCACGACGACCCGGTACCCAGCCACCGCGCGGTGGTCGACGCGCTGCGCGATCGGGACGAGACGGCGGCCGAGACCGCGATGCGTCAGTTGCTGGACAAGGCCGTCCGCGACGTCGAGAAGGCACGGGGACGAAGGGGCAGTCAGTGA
- a CDS encoding SDR family NAD(P)-dependent oxidoreductase: MRRLEGKNALVTGAMGGIGAATARRLAAEGAAVALFDVADSAPLAEELTARGDRALSVVGDVSDEADWTTAVSAVRDHLGPIDILVSTAYAVRVAPAHETSRQSWDHQLGVSLTGSFLGVRACLDDLRARSGAVVLISSVHALVGLPGRPAYAAAKGGLIALGRQLAVEYGPQVRVNTVLPGPILTAAWAEVSEEDRQRSIAETVAKRFGTPDEVAATVAFLASPDAAYVTGASLVVDGGWTAVKASA; this comes from the coding sequence ATGCGCCGGCTTGAAGGCAAGAACGCGCTGGTCACCGGTGCGATGGGTGGGATCGGCGCGGCCACCGCCCGGCGGCTCGCCGCCGAGGGAGCAGCGGTTGCGCTGTTCGACGTGGCCGACTCGGCCCCGCTGGCCGAGGAACTGACCGCCCGAGGCGACCGCGCACTGTCCGTAGTGGGCGATGTCAGCGACGAGGCCGACTGGACGACCGCCGTGAGCGCCGTACGGGACCATCTCGGCCCGATCGACATCCTGGTCAGCACCGCGTACGCCGTGCGGGTCGCACCAGCCCACGAGACCAGCCGACAGTCCTGGGACCACCAACTCGGCGTCAGCCTCACCGGCTCGTTCCTCGGCGTCCGCGCCTGCCTGGACGACCTGCGGGCACGCTCGGGCGCGGTGGTGCTGATCTCCTCGGTGCACGCGCTGGTCGGGTTGCCCGGCCGGCCCGCGTACGCCGCAGCCAAGGGCGGCCTCATCGCGCTCGGCCGCCAACTCGCCGTGGAGTACGGCCCACAGGTCCGGGTCAACACGGTGCTGCCCGGGCCGATCCTCACCGCCGCCTGGGCCGAGGTGTCCGAAGAGGACCGCCAACGCAGCATCGCGGAGACGGTCGCGAAGCGCTTCGGCACACCGGACGAGGTGGCCGCCACTGTCGCCTTCCTCGCCTCGCCGGACGCCGCCTACGTCACCGGCGCGAGCCTCGTGGTGGACGGTGGCTGGACAGCGGTGAAAGCCTCGGCCTGA
- a CDS encoding ABC transporter substrate-binding protein, whose protein sequence is MSDFDPGRRRFLGHLGLAGLGALGASSFLSACASSASGPTTSNGSGAVTIQSNLSSPQAKAAMEKLIETFNAQGKGTASLNTIASETFRTQLPTYLTSANPPDLYTWYAGSVANDYASKNLLLDVSEVWKSLDDYPQSLRTLSTDASGKQIFVPMNNYWWGFFYRKSNFAKWGVQEPKTWTEFLALCETLKSKGVPPIGIGLGDTPWVASAWFDYLNIRINGAPFHRELLAGKQRFDDPKVKAVFTRWREALPYFDPKGKAYPFQEATTALLAGKTGMFLIGTFFADAAPKDALGDLDFFRFPIIDPSVPLAEEAPTDGFFASAKTANPTGTKALLSYLAGVEAQEAYVKASSGIVLPANPRAKASDSPLVVKGKAMLDEAKELTQFFNRDSSDALQPTADTALTKFIDKPDQIDAILREWQAGAEKVFKG, encoded by the coding sequence GTGAGCGACTTCGACCCCGGTCGCCGGCGATTCCTTGGCCACCTTGGGCTCGCCGGCCTGGGCGCGCTCGGCGCCAGCTCGTTCCTCAGCGCGTGTGCCAGCTCCGCCAGCGGGCCGACGACGAGCAACGGCTCGGGTGCGGTCACCATCCAGTCCAACCTCTCCTCGCCGCAGGCCAAGGCGGCGATGGAAAAGCTGATCGAGACCTTCAACGCGCAGGGCAAGGGCACGGCGAGCCTCAACACGATCGCCTCGGAGACCTTCCGTACCCAGCTGCCGACCTACCTGACCTCGGCCAACCCGCCGGACCTCTACACCTGGTACGCGGGCTCGGTGGCCAACGACTACGCCAGCAAGAACCTGCTGCTGGACGTCTCCGAGGTGTGGAAGTCACTGGACGACTACCCCCAGTCGCTGCGCACCCTCTCCACCGACGCCAGCGGCAAGCAGATCTTCGTGCCGATGAACAACTACTGGTGGGGCTTCTTCTACCGCAAGTCCAACTTCGCCAAGTGGGGCGTGCAGGAGCCGAAGACCTGGACCGAGTTCCTGGCGCTCTGCGAGACGCTGAAGAGCAAGGGCGTCCCGCCGATCGGCATTGGCCTCGGCGACACCCCGTGGGTGGCCTCGGCCTGGTTCGACTACCTGAACATCCGGATCAACGGGGCGCCGTTCCACCGCGAGCTGCTCGCCGGCAAGCAGCGCTTCGACGACCCGAAGGTCAAGGCGGTCTTCACCCGCTGGCGCGAGGCCCTGCCCTACTTCGACCCCAAGGGCAAGGCGTACCCGTTCCAGGAGGCGACCACCGCGCTGCTGGCCGGCAAGACCGGCATGTTTCTGATCGGCACCTTCTTCGCCGACGCGGCACCCAAGGACGCGCTCGGCGACCTGGACTTCTTCCGGTTCCCGATCATCGACCCGTCGGTGCCGCTGGCCGAGGAGGCGCCGACCGACGGCTTCTTCGCCAGCGCGAAGACCGCCAACCCGACCGGCACCAAAGCCCTGCTCAGCTACCTGGCCGGGGTCGAGGCCCAGGAGGCGTACGTCAAGGCCAGCTCCGGCATCGTGCTGCCGGCCAACCCCAGGGCCAAGGCGTCGGACTCGCCGCTCGTGGTCAAGGGCAAGGCGATGCTGGACGAGGCCAAGGAGCTGACCCAGTTCTTCAACCGCGACTCCAGCGACGCGCTCCAGCCGACCGCGGACACCGCGCTGACCAAGTTCATCGACAAGCCGGACCAGATCGACGCGATCCTGCGGGAGTGGCAGGCCGGCGCCGAGAAGGTCTTCAAGGGCTGA
- a CDS encoding carbohydrate ABC transporter permease, whose translation MTATISTTSVTPTRRRRRSARLSPLLVAFVLVPFAVESVWVFWPAIQGFWFSLTRWDGMTPPTFVGTDNYVELAGDATFRGALVNTVIWLVLFGGLSVLGGFGMALVLQKERRFVGFYRAALFTPVVFSLVVTALVWRVFYQPDGIADTLLRAVGLESLIRPWLADPQTALYAVILPALWRQIGYVMVLFLAGLKAIDPALHEAARMDGANAWQRLRHVTIPQLKGVNAVVLSVIVIDSLRSFDIVWSLTKGGPYHSSELLSTYMYSTAFQSLRLGYASAIAVVIFVLALAVILGYLVRAFREEAS comes from the coding sequence GTGACAGCAACGATCTCCACGACTTCGGTCACCCCCACCCGGCGGCGGCGACGGTCGGCTCGACTGTCGCCGCTGCTGGTGGCGTTCGTCCTCGTGCCGTTCGCGGTCGAGAGCGTCTGGGTCTTCTGGCCGGCGATCCAGGGTTTCTGGTTCTCCCTCACCCGCTGGGACGGGATGACACCGCCGACCTTCGTCGGCACCGACAACTACGTCGAGCTGGCCGGCGACGCCACCTTCCGGGGTGCGCTGGTCAACACGGTGATCTGGCTGGTGCTCTTCGGCGGCCTCTCCGTGCTGGGCGGCTTCGGCATGGCGCTCGTCCTGCAGAAGGAACGGCGCTTTGTCGGCTTCTACCGGGCCGCGCTGTTCACCCCTGTGGTGTTCTCACTGGTGGTGACCGCGCTGGTCTGGCGGGTCTTCTACCAGCCCGACGGCATCGCCGACACGCTGCTGCGGGCCGTCGGCCTGGAGAGCCTGATCCGGCCCTGGCTCGCCGACCCGCAGACCGCCCTGTACGCGGTGATCCTGCCTGCACTGTGGCGGCAGATCGGGTACGTGATGGTGCTGTTCCTGGCCGGGTTGAAAGCGATCGACCCGGCGCTGCACGAGGCGGCCCGGATGGACGGCGCCAACGCCTGGCAGCGACTGCGGCACGTCACGATTCCCCAGCTCAAGGGGGTCAACGCCGTGGTGCTGTCGGTCATCGTGATCGACTCGCTGCGCTCGTTCGACATCGTCTGGTCGCTGACCAAGGGCGGGCCGTACCACTCGTCGGAGCTGCTCAGCACCTACATGTACTCGACAGCGTTCCAGAGCCTGCGGCTGGGTTACGCCTCGGCGATCGCTGTCGTGATCTTCGTGCTCGCGCTGGCAGTCATCCTCGGCTACCTGGTCCGCGCGTTCCGGGAGGAAGCGTCATGA
- a CDS encoding carbohydrate ABC transporter permease, whose amino-acid sequence MNKLRTGAFHTGMILLSLLWLGPVLWVVVMSTRSFDDIAAHGVGSLPRSFTLDTYRQAWTDGGELRALINSMLVTVPSVALSLGLAAMAAFALSRFRIPGRRTILLLMLAGNLLPPQILLIPVAKFSELTGLYDTLWALIAVQVGFGLGFYTFVLHGFMRDLPGEIQEAATIDGAGTAQIFTKVMLPLTRPALAALGALSFTWIFNDLLWAITVLRTDDNMPVTPALLALQGQFVSSWNVIAAGTVIAAVPTVAVFLRFQRHFVSGLALGAVK is encoded by the coding sequence ATGAACAAGCTCCGTACCGGGGCCTTCCACACCGGCATGATCCTGCTCTCGCTGCTCTGGCTGGGCCCGGTGCTCTGGGTGGTCGTGATGTCCACCCGGTCGTTCGACGACATCGCCGCGCACGGCGTGGGCAGCCTGCCCCGGTCGTTCACACTGGACACCTACCGGCAGGCGTGGACCGACGGCGGCGAACTGCGCGCGCTGATCAACAGCATGCTGGTCACCGTCCCGTCGGTGGCGCTGAGCCTGGGGCTCGCCGCGATGGCGGCGTTCGCGCTGAGTCGCTTCCGGATCCCCGGGCGGCGGACCATCCTGCTGCTGATGCTCGCCGGCAACCTGCTCCCACCGCAGATCCTGCTCATCCCGGTGGCCAAGTTCAGCGAGCTGACCGGCCTGTACGACACGCTCTGGGCGCTGATCGCGGTGCAGGTCGGCTTCGGGCTCGGCTTCTACACGTTCGTCCTGCACGGCTTCATGCGGGACCTGCCGGGCGAGATCCAGGAGGCGGCCACCATCGACGGCGCCGGCACCGCGCAGATCTTCACGAAGGTGATGCTGCCGCTGACCCGACCCGCGCTGGCCGCGCTCGGGGCGCTCTCCTTCACCTGGATCTTCAACGACCTGCTCTGGGCGATCACCGTGCTGCGTACCGATGACAACATGCCGGTCACCCCGGCGCTGCTCGCCCTCCAGGGCCAGTTCGTCTCGTCCTGGAACGTCATCGCCGCCGGCACTGTCATCGCGGCCGTCCCCACCGTCGCGGTGTTCCTCCGCTTCCAACGGCACTTCGTGTCCGGACTGGCACTCGGAGCGGTCAAGTGA
- a CDS encoding alpha-galactosidase, with protein sequence MTAETGRRWTLRGTHTEYTVTVPAHGRWLELVAWGPHGVSDGPSPVAYDGPVPFLTAGDAAPIEYATDADRPFTGADLVIETSNGQRRVGFVHTDVRVDADQRELAVEFADPVTGLRATVHYRVPVSTDVVQRWVELTNGGSDALRVVRAGSGGFCVPTPHGALLSHQWGQWEQEFQLSHVELGHGTFSIGSSQGVPGHLHVPWLAVRDAAEPAGPAWGMALAWTGSWEISAERDTGGLTRVRVGRQLVDGPLELAAGERLSLPVATGAYSPDGLDGLARVWHTHQRLLAGERLTPRPVLYNSWEATYFAVEAQSQLALARIAAELGVETFVVDDGWFVGRDDDTAGLGDWTPDPAKFPAGFDTFIADVRALGLNFGLWVEPECVNPKSSLYAEHPDWVYSVDGRPLTPVRNQYLLDLGRPEVAEFVHSTVDGLLHRYDIDYLKWDFNRPRTEPGRPGGVSPLDLDGAHVANLHRIYERLRRDHPGVLIEACAGGGARTDLAMAARADVFWPSDNTGPLDRLAIQYGFLHANAPHLLSSWVTDAPGLFDSRPRTLAFRFVLAMAGVLGIGADIRAWTPAERAEASGWIARYKEIRDVVTRGEVHLIGGPDQARCAVQYTAPDEDRVVVLAWHTGRLDGAGLLPSRPVRLPVRGLDPAARYSHGDQHYSGSHLASIGLPVQWSATHDADLIVLTRD encoded by the coding sequence GTGACCGCCGAGACCGGGCGGCGCTGGACGCTGCGGGGCACGCACACCGAGTACACGGTGACGGTGCCGGCGCACGGCCGCTGGCTGGAACTGGTCGCGTGGGGTCCGCACGGCGTCTCCGACGGGCCCTCGCCGGTCGCCTACGACGGCCCGGTCCCGTTCCTGACCGCCGGGGACGCCGCCCCCATCGAGTACGCCACCGACGCCGACCGCCCGTTCACCGGCGCCGACCTGGTGATCGAGACCTCGAACGGGCAACGCCGGGTGGGCTTCGTGCACACCGACGTACGGGTCGACGCCGACCAGCGGGAGTTGGCCGTCGAGTTCGCCGACCCGGTCACCGGGCTTCGCGCCACAGTGCACTACCGGGTGCCCGTCAGCACCGACGTGGTGCAGCGGTGGGTCGAGCTGACCAACGGCGGCAGCGACGCGCTGCGGGTGGTCCGGGCCGGATCGGGCGGGTTCTGTGTACCGACGCCGCACGGCGCGCTGCTCAGCCACCAGTGGGGGCAGTGGGAGCAGGAGTTCCAGCTCTCCCACGTCGAGCTGGGTCACGGCACGTTCAGCATCGGCAGCTCCCAGGGCGTACCCGGGCATCTGCACGTGCCCTGGCTGGCCGTGCGCGACGCCGCCGAGCCGGCCGGTCCCGCGTGGGGGATGGCACTGGCCTGGACCGGCTCGTGGGAGATCAGCGCCGAGCGGGACACCGGCGGCCTGACCCGGGTCCGGGTCGGCCGTCAGCTGGTCGACGGCCCGCTGGAGTTGGCCGCCGGCGAACGGCTGTCCCTGCCGGTCGCCACCGGGGCGTACAGCCCGGACGGCCTGGACGGGCTGGCCCGGGTCTGGCACACCCACCAGCGGTTGCTGGCCGGAGAGCGGCTCACCCCCCGCCCGGTGCTCTACAACTCCTGGGAGGCGACCTATTTCGCCGTCGAGGCGCAGAGTCAGCTCGCGCTCGCCCGGATCGCCGCCGAGCTGGGCGTGGAGACGTTCGTCGTGGACGACGGCTGGTTCGTGGGCCGCGACGACGACACCGCCGGGCTGGGCGACTGGACACCCGACCCGGCGAAGTTCCCGGCCGGGTTCGACACGTTCATCGCCGACGTCCGCGCCCTCGGGCTGAACTTCGGTCTCTGGGTCGAGCCGGAGTGCGTCAACCCGAAGTCCTCCCTGTACGCCGAGCACCCGGACTGGGTCTACTCCGTCGACGGCCGGCCGCTCACCCCGGTCCGTAACCAGTACCTGCTCGACCTGGGTCGGCCGGAGGTCGCCGAGTTCGTCCACTCCACAGTCGACGGTCTGCTGCACCGGTACGACATCGACTACCTGAAGTGGGACTTCAACCGGCCGCGTACCGAGCCGGGTCGACCCGGTGGGGTGAGCCCACTCGACCTGGACGGCGCGCACGTCGCCAACCTGCACCGCATCTACGAGCGGTTGCGCCGGGACCACCCCGGGGTGCTGATCGAGGCGTGCGCCGGCGGGGGCGCACGGACCGACCTGGCGATGGCCGCCCGGGCCGACGTCTTCTGGCCCAGCGACAACACCGGCCCACTGGACCGGCTGGCCATCCAGTACGGCTTCCTGCACGCCAACGCCCCGCACCTGCTCAGCTCCTGGGTCACCGACGCGCCCGGCCTGTTCGACAGCCGGCCCCGAACGCTGGCGTTCCGGTTCGTCCTGGCGATGGCCGGTGTGCTCGGCATCGGCGCTGACATCCGGGCGTGGACCCCCGCCGAGCGGGCCGAAGCGTCCGGCTGGATCGCCCGCTACAAGGAGATCCGGGACGTCGTCACGCGCGGCGAGGTGCACCTGATCGGTGGCCCCGACCAGGCCCGCTGCGCGGTGCAGTACACCGCGCCGGACGAGGACCGGGTGGTCGTCCTGGCCTGGCACACCGGCCGGCTCGACGGCGCCGGGCTGCTCCCGTCCCGCCCCGTTCGGTTGCCAGTGCGCGGCCTCGACCCGGCGGCCCGTTACTCCCACGGCGACCAGCACTACTCCGGCAGCCACCTCGCCAGCATCGGCCTGCCCGTGCAGTGGAGCGCGACCCACGACGCCGACCTCATCGTGCTGACCCGCGACTGA
- a CDS encoding glycoside hydrolase family 27 protein — MRLNRQLTAALAVLGLGLASPMPAMAGPPHANPPQAGHGPGRPGHAPAATGAEDQGAPTFFNSGLAPTPYQGWNTYFGLGGDPTEAEVRSVTDHMVNSGLRDAGYTYVWIDGNWAAPTPRNEAGQLVADPARFPGGMAALAAYIHSKGMKAGIYTDAGPYLPGQCGLGSNGHYRADIAQFAGWGFDALKADWLCGRAAGLDPEATFRELAEAVRQSPRPMLLNICNPVSSDWGGGPYPPEQLSTWSYTYAPTIADSWRTYTDVGLTDPTPQWAYPWVLRNMDVNAYHPAATGPGHYNDPDYLLPMRPLPDGGYELSLEESKTQLGMWAIMAAPLVIGSDPRGLPKEMISALTNPEIIAVDQDPLVRQGIKVADTGTDAQVWSKVLAGSGKRAIALLNRHDTAQQITVNFADVALGGSVRVRDLWSRSAVDAQPGTPGVQPFTGSYTVEVPAHGVAMLGLTGTDQVAGANLGGTASASPALVRVDDTHATAFVRDASGALAVNTRSGTTWGSRWTSLGGPVGGRILGQPAAYGSADGRLDVFVRGTDNAAWQRSYVSGRWGPWRSLGGTLTDAPTVAWTNPAQWTLVARGADGKLWSRTPNAGWTGVGAPENRPFYGRPSAVVDDAGVLHVAVRSRTDEVWWSSRTGTTWSAWTNLGGTTSGSPTLLATSGRVYLFALAADNRLWQRNLADGAWGGWFRRGEFATDAFRGAPGAAAGANGSAWLAVRGVDDRVHQIVL, encoded by the coding sequence ATGCGCCTGAACCGACAGCTGACCGCCGCCCTGGCCGTGCTCGGCCTGGGCCTGGCCAGCCCGATGCCGGCGATGGCCGGCCCACCCCATGCCAACCCACCGCAGGCCGGCCACGGGCCCGGCCGCCCCGGTCACGCCCCGGCGGCCACCGGCGCCGAGGACCAGGGGGCGCCGACCTTCTTCAACAGCGGCCTCGCCCCGACGCCCTACCAGGGCTGGAACACCTACTTCGGCCTCGGTGGCGATCCCACCGAGGCCGAAGTACGGTCGGTCACCGACCACATGGTCAACAGTGGCCTGCGCGACGCCGGCTACACCTACGTCTGGATCGACGGCAACTGGGCCGCGCCCACGCCGCGCAACGAGGCCGGTCAGCTCGTCGCCGACCCTGCCCGCTTCCCCGGCGGAATGGCCGCGTTGGCCGCGTACATCCACAGCAAGGGGATGAAGGCCGGCATCTACACCGACGCCGGCCCGTACCTGCCGGGGCAGTGTGGGCTCGGCAGCAACGGCCACTACCGGGCCGACATCGCCCAGTTCGCCGGCTGGGGCTTCGACGCGCTGAAGGCAGACTGGCTCTGCGGCCGGGCCGCCGGCCTCGACCCGGAGGCCACCTTCCGGGAGCTGGCCGAGGCGGTACGCCAGTCGCCCCGGCCGATGCTGCTCAACATCTGCAACCCGGTCAGCTCGGACTGGGGCGGCGGCCCGTACCCTCCGGAGCAGCTCTCCACCTGGAGCTACACGTACGCGCCCACCATCGCCGACTCCTGGCGGACCTACACCGACGTGGGGCTCACCGACCCGACCCCGCAATGGGCGTACCCGTGGGTGCTGCGCAACATGGACGTCAACGCGTACCACCCGGCGGCCACTGGGCCGGGGCACTACAACGACCCGGACTACCTGCTGCCGATGCGTCCGCTGCCCGACGGCGGGTACGAGCTGAGCCTGGAGGAGTCCAAGACGCAGCTCGGCATGTGGGCCATCATGGCCGCGCCGCTGGTGATCGGCTCCGACCCGCGTGGCCTGCCGAAGGAGATGATCTCCGCGCTGACCAACCCGGAGATCATCGCGGTGGACCAGGACCCGCTGGTCCGGCAGGGCATCAAGGTCGCCGACACCGGCACCGACGCGCAGGTCTGGAGCAAGGTGCTCGCCGGCTCCGGCAAGCGGGCCATCGCACTGCTCAACCGGCACGACACCGCCCAGCAGATCACCGTGAACTTCGCCGACGTCGCCCTCGGCGGGTCGGTTCGGGTCCGTGACCTGTGGTCCCGCTCCGCAGTGGACGCCCAGCCGGGCACCCCCGGCGTACAGCCGTTCACCGGCTCGTACACCGTCGAAGTGCCGGCGCACGGGGTGGCAATGCTCGGACTGACCGGCACCGACCAGGTCGCCGGCGCCAACCTCGGCGGCACCGCCAGCGCCAGCCCGGCACTGGTCCGGGTGGACGACACCCACGCCACCGCCTTCGTCCGCGACGCTTCCGGTGCGCTGGCCGTCAACACCCGCTCCGGTACGACCTGGGGAAGCCGGTGGACCTCCCTCGGCGGCCCGGTCGGCGGCCGGATCCTCGGCCAGCCGGCGGCGTACGGCTCCGCCGACGGGCGGCTCGACGTCTTCGTCCGCGGCACCGACAACGCCGCCTGGCAGCGCAGTTACGTCTCCGGCAGATGGGGACCGTGGCGCAGCCTCGGCGGCACGCTGACCGACGCGCCCACCGTGGCCTGGACCAACCCGGCACAGTGGACCCTCGTCGCCCGCGGCGCCGACGGCAAGCTCTGGTCGCGTACGCCGAACGCCGGCTGGACCGGCGTCGGGGCACCCGAGAACCGGCCGTTCTACGGTCGGCCGAGCGCTGTCGTCGACGACGCCGGTGTGCTGCACGTGGCGGTCCGCAGCCGCACCGACGAGGTGTGGTGGAGCAGCCGGACCGGCACCACCTGGTCGGCCTGGACCAACCTGGGCGGCACCACCAGCGGCAGCCCGACCCTGCTCGCCACCTCCGGCCGGGTCTACCTGTTCGCGCTGGCCGCCGACAACCGCCTCTGGCAGCGCAACCTGGCCGACGGCGCGTGGGGCGGCTGGTTCCGACGCGGTGAGTTCGCCACCGACGCGTTCCGGGGTGCGCCCGGGGCCGCCGCCGGCGCCAACGGCAGCGCCTGGCTGGCGGTACGCGGCGTGGACGACCGGGTACACCAGATCGTCCTCTGA